A genome region from Flavobacterium sp. includes the following:
- a CDS encoding alpha-ketoglutarate-dependent dioxygenase AlkB has protein sequence MTLFSDTELFTTGHGGKKIFDLPDCELILIDNFFSKEESDSFYERILRKTKWREYEMEIYDKTYTVPRMIAWYEDKDNVGADPNGPDWTYELLKIRSRVEKETQLDFNSLLLNLYRNGKDGVGWHSDKEDKCGKDPIIASVTFGETRMFKLRHKFRKDIPLVEIPLHHGSFLLMAGTTNSFWQHHVPKTARKVLPRINLTFRQTYRNV, from the coding sequence ATGACACTATTTAGCGACACCGAATTATTTACTACCGGACACGGAGGTAAAAAAATATTTGATCTTCCGGACTGTGAACTGATTCTGATTGATAATTTCTTCAGCAAAGAAGAATCTGATTCTTTTTATGAACGAATACTGCGTAAGACCAAATGGAGAGAATATGAAATGGAGATTTACGATAAAACGTATACCGTACCCCGAATGATTGCCTGGTATGAGGATAAAGACAACGTTGGTGCTGATCCAAACGGGCCTGACTGGACGTATGAATTATTAAAAATCAGAAGCCGTGTTGAGAAAGAAACCCAGCTTGACTTTAACAGTCTTCTATTAAATTTATATCGAAACGGAAAAGATGGCGTAGGCTGGCACAGCGACAAAGAAGATAAGTGTGGCAAAGACCCAATTATAGCATCTGTTACTTTTGGAGAAACTAGAATGTTTAAACTCCGTCATAAATTCAGGAAAGATATTCCGCTGGTTGAAATACCGCTTCATCATGGTTCTTTCTTACTAATGGCGGGAACTACAAATAGTTTTTGGCAGCACCATGTTCCCAAAACAGCACGTAAAGTTTTACCCAGAATAAATTTAACTTTTAGGCAAACGTACCGTAATGTGTAA
- a CDS encoding exonuclease domain-containing protein, translated as MKNTEYAIVDIETTGGNASGSRITEIAIIIHDGKNVLERYETLVNPQQDIPPSIFGLTGIDNEMVANAPIFDDISEKVLEMLTDRIFVAHNVNFDYSFVHHQLEQAGFKWSAKKLCTVRAARKIKPGLGSYSLGNLCNSLNINLENRHRAGGDADATALLFSLLMEWDDAGEIEKMIKKTAQDQRLPPNLPPDDFNNLPEKPGVYYFYNQAKKVIYVGKAINLKKRVASHFSGNNINPQRQHFLRDIHGISFEVCATELMALLLECTEIKKLWPTYNRALKRFEAKFGIYQYEARNGYKYLAIGKVSKFQVCIHEFSSLHEGINLLRNLAERFEIDHRFCKYSKNEGEFFYNNEVKSLPDVIMHNAQVDNAIDYLLNNRPTFAIIDKGKSKEERSCVWIENGHFYGMGYLPSDISIHEPSDVKNYVTPYKSNQYIEQLIFTYAEKHPGKVYFKKHFLV; from the coding sequence ATGAAAAATACGGAATATGCTATAGTCGATATTGAAACCACAGGCGGAAATGCCAGTGGCAGCCGCATTACAGAAATTGCGATCATTATTCATGATGGCAAAAATGTATTGGAGCGTTATGAAACTCTTGTAAATCCTCAACAGGACATTCCTCCTTCTATTTTTGGATTAACGGGTATTGATAACGAAATGGTAGCCAATGCGCCAATCTTTGATGATATTTCTGAGAAAGTTCTCGAAATGCTGACAGATCGTATTTTTGTTGCTCATAACGTAAACTTTGACTATTCGTTTGTGCATCATCAATTGGAACAGGCTGGTTTTAAATGGTCTGCAAAAAAACTTTGTACCGTTCGTGCAGCCCGAAAAATCAAACCGGGATTAGGTTCTTATAGTTTAGGAAATCTTTGTAATTCTTTAAATATCAATTTAGAAAACCGACATCGTGCCGGCGGAGATGCAGATGCTACAGCGTTATTATTTTCTCTTTTAATGGAATGGGATGATGCCGGAGAAATCGAAAAAATGATCAAAAAAACGGCTCAGGATCAGCGTTTGCCTCCTAACCTTCCACCAGATGATTTTAATAATTTACCCGAAAAACCAGGTGTTTATTATTTCTATAATCAGGCAAAAAAAGTGATTTATGTTGGAAAAGCTATTAATCTGAAAAAACGTGTCGCCTCGCATTTCAGCGGAAACAATATCAATCCGCAGAGACAGCATTTTTTAAGAGATATTCATGGAATTTCTTTTGAAGTATGCGCTACCGAATTAATGGCGCTTTTACTGGAATGTACCGAAATCAAAAAACTCTGGCCAACTTACAACAGAGCCTTAAAACGTTTTGAAGCCAAATTTGGCATCTATCAATATGAAGCCCGAAATGGTTATAAATATCTGGCTATCGGGAAAGTAAGTAAATTTCAGGTCTGCATTCATGAATTCAGCAGTTTGCATGAAGGTATTAATTTACTTCGTAATCTGGCTGAACGTTTTGAAATCGATCATCGTTTCTGCAAATATTCAAAAAATGAAGGAGAATTTTTCTATAATAATGAAGTAAAAAGTCTTCCTGATGTTATCATGCACAATGCACAAGTCGATAACGCAATTGATTATCTCTTAAATAACAGACCTACTTTTGCGATTATTGATAAAGGAAAATCAAAAGAAGAACGCAGCTGTGTCTGGATTGAAAACGGGCATTTTTATGGCATGGGATATCTTCCTTCGGATATTTCGATTCATGAACCTTCAGACGTAAAAAATTATGTTACGCCTTATAAAAGCAATCAATATATCGAACAGTTGATTTTTACTTATGCAGAAAAGCATCCCGGAAAAGTATATTTTAAAAAACATTTCTTAGTCTAA
- a CDS encoding Y-family DNA polymerase, with translation MFALVDCNNFYASCQRVFEPHLRGKPIVILSNNDGCVISRSDEAKALGIPMAIPAFKYESIFKEKNIFVYSSNYPLYGDMSNRVMNLLRNYTPEIEIYSIDEAFLKFSGYDLFDLNALGLKMRKEVTQGTGIPVSIGFAPTKALAKMANKIARKFADRTQNVYCIDSEEKRIKALKWAKIEDVWGIGRKHAKRLKAKKVNTAYQFTQLPDAWVRKEMSVVGLRLKHELEGKPTLDLEEAADRKMIATTRSFEKRYTTYEEISERISTFTASCAEKLRRQNCHCNMVTVFIQTSFIKNEESHYSRSITITTDFPTNSTIELNAAAQKGFKAIFKKGYRYKKAGVIVMGLTPNSETQLNLFNTSNPKHQPLMNVIDKMNRDYGNNKIKFGVQSLGRQWKMRQNRLSPKFSTLLKDVIIVKA, from the coding sequence ATGTTTGCTTTAGTCGATTGTAACAATTTTTATGCTTCTTGCCAAAGAGTATTTGAACCGCATTTAAGAGGAAAACCTATCGTTATTCTCTCAAACAATGACGGCTGTGTTATTTCGCGTTCTGACGAGGCTAAAGCTTTGGGTATACCAATGGCAATTCCTGCTTTTAAATACGAATCTATTTTTAAGGAAAAGAACATTTTTGTTTATTCTTCCAATTATCCGTTGTACGGCGATATGAGCAATCGGGTAATGAATTTACTTCGAAATTATACTCCTGAAATCGAAATCTATAGCATCGACGAAGCTTTCCTAAAATTCTCTGGTTACGATTTATTTGATCTGAATGCACTGGGGCTGAAAATGCGAAAAGAAGTCACACAAGGAACAGGCATTCCTGTTAGCATAGGTTTTGCGCCAACCAAAGCTTTGGCAAAAATGGCGAATAAAATTGCCCGAAAATTTGCAGATCGTACGCAAAACGTTTATTGCATTGACTCGGAAGAAAAAAGAATTAAAGCCTTAAAATGGGCTAAAATTGAAGATGTATGGGGAATTGGAAGAAAGCACGCTAAACGACTTAAAGCCAAAAAAGTTAATACGGCTTATCAATTTACCCAACTACCAGATGCCTGGGTCAGAAAAGAAATGTCGGTTGTAGGACTGCGATTGAAACATGAATTAGAAGGAAAACCAACTTTAGATTTAGAAGAAGCTGCAGACCGAAAAATGATTGCCACAACAAGATCTTTCGAAAAAAGATATACCACTTATGAAGAAATATCAGAACGAATCAGCACGTTTACCGCTTCTTGTGCCGAAAAATTAAGGCGTCAGAACTGTCATTGTAATATGGTAACGGTTTTTATACAGACGAGTTTTATAAAGAATGAAGAATCGCATTATTCACGAAGTATTACCATTACAACCGATTTCCCAACCAATTCTACGATAGAATTGAATGCAGCGGCGCAAAAAGGATTTAAAGCTATTTTTAAAAAAGGCTATCGTTATAAAAAAGCCGGTGTAATTGTAATGGGTTTAACGCCAAACAGCGAAACACAACTGAATCTGTTCAATACTTCAAATCCTAAACATCAGCCTTTAATGAATGTAATTGATAAAATGAACCGGGATTATGGCAACAACAAAATTAAATTCGGTGTACAGTCTTTAGGGCGGCAATGGAAAATGAGGCAAAACAGATTATCTCCTAAGTTTTCGACTTTACTCAAAGATGTTATTATAGTCAAAGCTTAG
- the umuD gene encoding translesion error-prone DNA polymerase V autoproteolytic subunit, which produces MKLKNTNTTKLTAFYIPDLSSDVKIPFFDVGISAGFPSPADDFIELSIDLNKELIRHQYTTYFARVKGHSMKNVGINDGDLLIIDKSLEPQNNKIAVCQVDGEFTVKRIRIEKDVIWLIAENEDYKPIKVTPENNFVIWGIVTHSIKTF; this is translated from the coding sequence ATGAAATTGAAAAATACAAATACCACAAAATTAACAGCCTTTTACATCCCTGATTTAAGTTCGGATGTAAAAATTCCTTTTTTTGATGTTGGTATAAGTGCCGGCTTTCCTTCACCTGCTGATGACTTTATCGAATTATCGATTGATCTTAATAAAGAATTAATCAGACATCAATACACTACTTATTTTGCCAGAGTAAAAGGGCATTCCATGAAAAATGTTGGTATCAATGATGGTGATCTATTGATTATTGATAAAAGTCTGGAACCTCAAAATAATAAAATTGCTGTGTGCCAAGTCGATGGCGAATTTACCGTAAAACGCATTCGAATAGAAAAAGACGTTATCTGGCTTATTGCCGAAAATGAAGATTATAAACCTATAAAAGTAACTCCCGAAAATAATTTTGTGATTTGGGGAATTGTAACCCACAGCATTAAAACTTTTTGA
- a CDS encoding LexA family transcriptional regulator codes for MSLFSDNIRALRVKHKISQEKLAENLMITRGRYVKYEDGTSEAPYDILKKIALYFHMSIDLILSVDIRKIDVQNLIKLEGNRLILPIQVDSFGENYIEIVSQKAKAGYLNGYADPEYIESLQQITLPFLGPGKHRGFPVEGDSMPPHEDGSIIIGRYVEKLGEVMDGKTYILITKNEGMVYKRLNKNKKNALVLESDNSFYPNYEVKASDILEIWEYECNIGRSDKKQETTETGAMKDLLLELKREVREIKNNTSNT; via the coding sequence ATGTCCTTATTTTCAGACAACATCAGAGCATTAAGGGTTAAGCATAAAATATCACAGGAGAAATTAGCTGAAAACCTGATGATTACCCGAGGAAGATACGTGAAATACGAAGACGGAACTTCGGAAGCACCGTATGATATTTTAAAAAAGATTGCATTATATTTTCATATGAGTATTGACTTGATATTATCTGTCGATATACGTAAAATTGATGTGCAAAATTTGATAAAACTGGAAGGCAACCGACTTATTTTACCAATTCAGGTTGATAGTTTTGGAGAAAATTATATTGAAATTGTATCTCAAAAAGCAAAAGCAGGTTATCTAAACGGATATGCTGATCCTGAATATATAGAAAGTTTACAGCAGATTACACTTCCTTTTTTAGGTCCAGGAAAACATCGCGGATTTCCTGTTGAAGGTGATTCGATGCCTCCACACGAAGATGGTTCTATTATTATTGGTCGTTATGTGGAAAAGCTGGGAGAGGTGATGGACGGAAAAACTTATATTCTTATTACTAAGAATGAAGGAATGGTGTATAAACGTCTCAATAAAAACAAAAAGAACGCTTTGGTTTTAGAATCAGATAATAGTTTTTATCCAAATTATGAAGTAAAAGCTTCTGATATTCTGGAGATTTGGGAATATGAATGTAATATTGGCCGTTCGGATAAAAAACAAGAAACAACGGAAACCGGAGCAATGAAAGATTTGCTTTTAGAATTAAAAAGAGAAGTTAGAGAGATTAAGAATAATACTTCGAATACATAA
- a CDS encoding phosphatase PAP2 family protein has protein sequence MFHKTISLVFLFGLFSANAQQNDSITKIDSTSHQLKFHYKQLIIPSVLIGYGVIGLKSDQLLSFNSQIKKEVTEDIDEKITIDDFSQYAPAASVYALNAFGVKGKNNMRDRSVIFVTSYAIMATTVLSLKSIVHEERPDGSSNNSFPSGHTATAFAGAEFLWQEYKDKSIWYGIAGYAVATGTGLFRIYNNRHWLTDVAAGAGIGILSTKIAYWMNPYITKKLFKSSSEVKSTSMIAPFYNGQQYGLSFVKVF, from the coding sequence ATGTTCCACAAAACAATTTCTCTGGTATTCCTGTTCGGGTTATTTTCTGCGAATGCACAGCAAAATGATTCGATTACAAAAATTGACAGTACTTCACATCAATTAAAATTCCATTACAAACAATTGATCATTCCGTCGGTTTTGATTGGTTATGGTGTAATTGGTTTAAAAAGTGATCAACTTTTGAGTTTTAATTCTCAAATCAAAAAAGAAGTTACTGAAGACATTGACGAGAAAATCACCATTGATGATTTCTCTCAGTACGCACCTGCCGCATCTGTATATGCGTTGAATGCTTTTGGCGTAAAAGGCAAAAATAATATGCGTGACCGTTCTGTAATATTTGTGACTTCATATGCGATTATGGCAACGACGGTTCTGAGCTTAAAATCGATTGTACATGAAGAAAGGCCGGATGGAAGTTCGAACAACTCTTTCCCTTCCGGACATACCGCCACCGCTTTTGCCGGAGCCGAATTTTTATGGCAGGAATACAAAGACAAATCGATTTGGTACGGAATTGCGGGTTATGCTGTCGCAACCGGAACGGGACTTTTCAGAATTTACAACAATCGTCATTGGCTGACTGATGTTGCTGCCGGAGCCGGAATCGGGATTTTGAGTACAAAAATTGCGTATTGGATGAATCCGTATATCACTAAGAAATTATTCAAATCTTCATCAGAAGTAAAATCAACTTCTATGATTGCACCTTTTTATAATGGGCAGCAATATGGTTTGAGCTTTGTGAAGGTATTTTAG
- a CDS encoding ATP-binding protein: protein MRIKTKLNLGVGLLFLMIIILSLVSGYSVFLIKADTENILKANYNTLEYSRNMILSLDEIKMNDDNKILVFKEYLEKQTQNVTEPGEKEATANLEKSFALLEKNGSNEALKTQIRQDIFAIMKLNLDAIKQKSDIAKHTAENANLWIAIVGTLCFLIAFNLLVNLPNNIANPIKELTLSIKEIANKNYSERVHFTSHSEFGDLAKSFNTMAQKLQEYNDSNLYKLFFEKKRLETLINNMNDPIIGLDNENIVLFANDEALKIIGLKLEDVIGKSASELALSNDLIRSLILKEDSDTPKKQPLKIFANGKESYFEKEILKITIVPTGEEKEINIGDVIILRNITLFKELDFAKTNFIATVSHELKTPIASIKLSLQLLENAKTGDMNDDQKQLVESIKDDSQRLLKITGELLNLSQLETGNIQLNIEKSNPHQIVNYAVEAVKVQADQKQIQLIVHADENLTEVKADSEKTGWVLINYLSNAIRYSSEKSTIHIKLKKENNQIVFQVIDTGKGIDTRYKDRVFDKYFQVPGSQKSGTGLGLAISKEFIEAQNGSVGVESNLGLGSTFWFSLKA, encoded by the coding sequence ATGAGAATTAAAACCAAATTGAATCTGGGTGTTGGATTGTTATTTTTAATGATCATTATACTTTCGCTGGTTAGCGGATATTCTGTTTTTTTGATCAAAGCAGATACAGAGAATATTCTGAAAGCAAATTATAATACGCTTGAATATTCCCGAAATATGATTTTGTCTTTGGATGAAATTAAAATGAATGACGACAATAAGATTCTTGTTTTTAAAGAATATCTTGAAAAACAAACGCAAAATGTTACCGAGCCCGGAGAAAAAGAAGCTACAGCAAACCTTGAAAAAAGCTTTGCGCTTTTAGAAAAGAACGGTTCGAATGAAGCTTTAAAAACGCAAATCAGGCAGGATATTTTTGCTATTATGAAGCTGAATCTCGATGCCATAAAACAGAAAAGCGATATTGCCAAACATACGGCAGAAAATGCTAATTTATGGATTGCAATTGTCGGGACTTTATGCTTTTTAATTGCTTTTAATCTGCTGGTGAATCTGCCGAATAATATTGCCAATCCTATAAAAGAGTTAACGCTGAGTATTAAGGAAATTGCGAATAAAAATTATTCTGAAAGAGTTCATTTTACAAGTCATAGCGAATTTGGCGATCTTGCAAAATCGTTCAATACGATGGCGCAGAAACTTCAGGAATATAATGACAGTAATTTGTATAAACTCTTTTTTGAAAAGAAACGTCTAGAAACTCTTATCAATAATATGAATGATCCGATTATTGGTTTGGATAATGAAAATATTGTTTTGTTTGCCAATGATGAAGCTCTGAAAATTATTGGTTTGAAACTGGAAGATGTTATTGGTAAATCAGCTTCGGAATTGGCTTTATCAAATGATTTAATTCGCTCTTTAATTTTAAAAGAAGATTCAGATACTCCTAAAAAACAGCCTCTGAAAATCTTTGCTAACGGAAAGGAAAGTTATTTTGAAAAAGAAATTCTGAAAATTACCATAGTTCCAACGGGAGAAGAAAAAGAAATCAATATTGGCGATGTAATTATTCTGCGAAATATTACACTTTTTAAAGAACTGGATTTTGCCAAAACTAATTTTATTGCCACAGTTTCACACGAATTAAAAACACCAATTGCGTCTATAAAATTAAGTCTTCAATTGCTTGAAAATGCTAAAACAGGCGATATGAACGACGATCAGAAACAATTGGTGGAAAGCATTAAAGATGATAGTCAGCGATTATTGAAAATTACGGGAGAATTACTCAATTTATCGCAATTGGAAACTGGAAATATTCAACTGAATATTGAGAAAAGCAACCCGCATCAAATTGTAAATTATGCTGTTGAAGCGGTAAAAGTTCAAGCTGATCAAAAACAGATTCAGTTAATTGTTCATGCCGATGAAAACTTAACCGAAGTAAAAGCCGACAGCGAAAAAACAGGCTGGGTTTTAATTAATTATTTATCGAATGCGATTCGGTATTCATCTGAAAAAAGTACGATTCACATCAAACTAAAAAAAGAAAACAATCAAATTGTATTTCAAGTTATCGACACCGGAAAAGGAATTGACACGAGATATAAAGACAGGGTTTTTGATAAATATTTTCAGGTTCCGGGAAGTCAGAAATCCGGCACGGGATTAGGTTTGGCGATAAGCAAAGAATTTATCGAAGCTCAAAACGGAAGTGTTGGTGTTGAGAGTAACTTGGGATTAGGAAGTACGTTTTGGTTTTCGTTGAAAGCTTAG
- a CDS encoding sensor protein KdpD: MENENNAQHFLDLIQKSRKGKFKIYIGMSAGVGKTFRMLQEAHSLLKNGIDVKIGYIETHMRKETHELLAGLPIIPRRTIFYKGKQLDELDVQAIINLRPEVVIVDELAHTNIEGSKNEKRWQDVLEILDAGINVISAVNIQHIESLNEDVKRITNIDVQERIPDNVLRLADEVVNIDLTSEDLIARLKEGKIYTPDKIQTALANFFKSEQILQLRELALKEVASQVVRKVESEVPNLHALRHEKLLACISSNEKTAKIIIRKAARLASYYNGSWYVLYVETPKESSNRIALDKQRHLINNFKLAVQLGAEVIKLENSNITDAILKTVEEKQITTVCIGKPHFNLFKVILSTTIFRRLLNKLSLSNVDLVILS; this comes from the coding sequence ATGGAAAACGAAAATAACGCACAGCATTTTCTGGATTTGATTCAGAAATCACGGAAAGGAAAATTTAAAATCTACATTGGAATGAGCGCTGGTGTGGGCAAGACTTTTCGTATGCTTCAGGAAGCGCATTCGTTATTGAAAAACGGAATCGATGTAAAAATTGGCTACATCGAAACGCATATGCGGAAGGAAACGCATGAACTGTTAGCTGGTCTTCCGATTATTCCGAGACGGACTATTTTTTATAAAGGAAAACAGCTCGACGAACTCGATGTTCAGGCGATTATTAATCTTAGACCAGAAGTTGTTATTGTAGATGAATTGGCGCACACCAACATTGAAGGAAGCAAAAACGAAAAGCGTTGGCAGGATGTTTTAGAAATTCTCGATGCAGGAATTAATGTAATTTCGGCGGTTAATATTCAGCATATTGAAAGTTTAAACGAAGATGTAAAACGAATTACCAATATTGATGTTCAGGAAAGAATTCCTGATAATGTGCTTCGATTGGCGGATGAAGTCGTGAATATCGATTTAACATCGGAAGATTTGATTGCTCGCTTGAAAGAAGGAAAAATTTATACGCCTGATAAAATTCAAACGGCTTTGGCGAACTTTTTTAAATCGGAACAAATTCTCCAATTGCGTGAATTAGCATTGAAAGAAGTCGCAAGTCAGGTGGTTCGAAAAGTAGAAAGTGAGGTTCCGAATCTGCATGCTTTACGGCATGAAAAATTATTGGCTTGTATTAGCAGCAATGAAAAAACAGCCAAAATTATAATTAGAAAAGCGGCTCGATTAGCCAGTTATTATAATGGTTCGTGGTATGTTTTGTATGTAGAAACACCAAAAGAAAGCAGTAATAGAATTGCACTTGACAAACAAAGACATTTAATTAATAACTTTAAACTCGCTGTGCAATTGGGTGCGGAAGTTATTAAACTGGAAAATTCAAATATTACGGATGCTATTTTGAAAACGGTAGAAGAAAAACAAATTACAACAGTCTGCATCGGGAAACCGCATTTTAATTTGTTTAAAGTAATTTTGTCTACAACAATTTTTAGACGTTTGCTAAACAAATTGTCTTTGTCAAATGTTGATCTTGTAATATTGTCGTAA
- a CDS encoding porin — protein MKKIILTALIAFGFSNLHAQSTSKSPFTFSGYVDVYYSYDFGKPENHTRPNFFYSYNKSNEVNLNLGMAKVNYSKENIRGNFALMAGTYPQYNMSAEQGLLQNVYEANVGVKISKNHNLWIDAGIMPSHIGFESAIGKDCQTLTRSILAENSPYYEAGVKIGYTSESGKWYLAAMYLNGWQRIEKVEGNQTPAFGTQVTFKPSDNVTLNWSTYVGNEQPDMDKKWRYFNNFYGQFKVAEKVNLTTGFDIGSQQSAKGSDKYDAWFSPVVILQYKPTDKIQLSARGEYYSDEKGVIIATETPNGFKTYGFSANFDYLVTDNVMFRIEARNLSSKDEIFTKNNLPTDTNTFVTTALAISF, from the coding sequence ATGAAAAAAATAATACTTACAGCTTTAATCGCTTTTGGTTTTAGCAATTTACACGCACAGTCAACATCTAAAAGTCCGTTTACGTTTTCAGGATATGTAGACGTTTATTACAGCTACGATTTCGGGAAACCGGAAAATCATACTCGACCAAACTTTTTTTACAGTTATAATAAAAGCAATGAAGTCAACCTAAATTTGGGAATGGCAAAAGTGAATTATTCGAAAGAAAATATTCGGGGGAATTTTGCCTTGATGGCTGGAACTTATCCGCAGTATAATATGTCTGCCGAACAAGGTCTTTTGCAAAATGTTTACGAAGCTAATGTTGGTGTAAAAATTTCTAAAAACCATAATTTATGGATTGATGCAGGAATCATGCCATCGCATATTGGTTTTGAAAGTGCGATTGGAAAAGATTGCCAAACTTTGACCCGAAGCATTTTGGCGGAGAACTCGCCTTATTATGAAGCGGGGGTGAAAATTGGTTATACTTCTGAATCTGGAAAATGGTATTTGGCAGCGATGTATTTGAACGGCTGGCAGAGAATTGAAAAAGTGGAAGGCAATCAGACTCCAGCTTTTGGAACTCAGGTTACTTTTAAGCCATCTGATAATGTGACTTTAAACTGGAGTACTTATGTTGGAAATGAACAGCCGGATATGGATAAAAAATGGCGTTATTTCAATAATTTCTACGGACAATTTAAAGTGGCTGAAAAAGTAAACTTAACGACTGGTTTTGATATTGGTTCACAGCAATCGGCTAAAGGAAGCGACAAATATGATGCTTGGTTTTCGCCTGTTGTGATTCTGCAATACAAACCGACAGATAAAATTCAGCTATCGGCACGAGGTGAATATTACAGCGACGAAAAAGGTGTAATCATCGCAACAGAAACGCCAAACGGATTTAAAACTTACGGATTTTCAGCTAACTTTGACTACTTAGTAACTGATAATGTTATGTTTAGAATTGAAGCTAGAAATCTTTCAAGCAAAGATGAAATCTTCACCAAAAACAATTTGCCAACGGATACAAATACGTTTGTAACAACAGCATTAGCTATTAGTTTCTAA
- a CDS encoding K(+)-transporting ATPase subunit C: MKNIFSLIKLTAVTLVLFAVIYPLAIYGIGQLAPNQGKGETITVNGKVVGYQKIGQKFDKSNYFWGRPSAVDYNAAGSAGSNKGPSNADYLALVQKRIDTLLLVHPYLKKSDIPSDMVTASGSGLDPNISPQGALIQVKRIAKERKLDEAKVKALVESKINTAVVGPETVNVLELNVALDALR; encoded by the coding sequence ATGAAAAATATATTCTCACTCATAAAACTTACTGCGGTTACTTTAGTTTTATTCGCAGTTATTTATCCTTTAGCAATTTACGGAATTGGACAATTGGCTCCCAATCAAGGAAAAGGAGAAACTATCACCGTTAACGGCAAAGTTGTCGGTTATCAAAAAATCGGACAAAAGTTCGACAAATCAAATTATTTCTGGGGAAGACCTTCGGCTGTTGATTACAATGCTGCGGGAAGTGCCGGAAGCAACAAAGGACCAAGCAATGCCGATTATCTGGCTTTGGTTCAAAAAAGAATTGATACGCTTTTATTGGTTCATCCGTATTTAAAAAAATCTGATATTCCATCAGATATGGTTACGGCTTCAGGAAGTGGCTTGGATCCGAATATTTCTCCACAAGGGGCTTTGATTCAGGTGAAACGAATTGCTAAAGAAAGAAAACTAGATGAAGCTAAAGTAAAAGCTTTGGTAGAATCTAAAATTAATACTGCTGTTGTTGGACCTGAAACTGTGAATGTTTTGGAATTGAATGTGGCTTTGGATGCGCTTCGCTAA